The Bacillus sp. Y1 genome has a window encoding:
- the araA gene encoding L-arabinose isomerase, with product MLTTKAYEFWFITGSQLLYGEEVLKAVESNSRAIVEGLAANVPHKLVFKSVVKDADAIRKVMLEANADDNCAGIITWMHTFSPSKMWIAGLSALQKPFLHLATQFNRDIPWDSIDMDFMNLNQSAHGDREHGFITSRLNVKRKVVVGHWENQEVRERVGSWMRTAAAYSESQILKVARFGDNMRQVAVTEGDKVEAQIKFGWTVNGYGVGDLVQRMNDISEQEVDQLMSEYEQQYTITPEGLTDGPIRESIRYQARIELGMKAFLEEGGYTAFTTTFEDLHGMRQLPGLAVQRLMEQGYGFAGEGDWKTAALVRLMKIIAGNEQTSFMEDYTYHFEPGNEMVLGAHMLEVCPTISATRPRIEVHPLGIGGKEDPARIVFDGIGGSALNASIIDLGHRFRLLVNEVDAVQPEKEMPKLPVARVLWKTQPSLSQAVENWIHAGGAHHTCYSYKVTTEQLRDFAELTGIEMVVINNDTKANDFNNELRWNEVIYR from the coding sequence TTGTTAACGACAAAAGCTTATGAATTTTGGTTTATAACAGGAAGTCAATTATTGTACGGAGAAGAAGTTTTAAAAGCAGTAGAAAGCAACTCACGTGCAATAGTAGAAGGTTTGGCTGCAAATGTTCCTCATAAACTAGTATTTAAATCTGTAGTAAAGGATGCAGATGCTATTCGTAAAGTGATGCTTGAAGCGAATGCGGACGATAATTGTGCAGGTATTATTACATGGATGCATACATTTTCTCCTTCGAAAATGTGGATTGCGGGATTATCCGCACTACAAAAGCCGTTTCTACATCTTGCAACACAATTTAACCGTGATATTCCGTGGGATTCGATTGATATGGATTTCATGAACTTAAACCAATCGGCACATGGTGACCGTGAGCATGGATTCATTACTAGTCGATTAAATGTAAAACGTAAGGTGGTTGTAGGTCACTGGGAAAACCAAGAGGTAAGAGAGCGTGTGGGAAGCTGGATGAGAACAGCAGCAGCTTATTCAGAAAGCCAAATCTTGAAGGTTGCCCGTTTCGGTGACAATATGCGTCAGGTAGCAGTTACAGAGGGTGACAAGGTTGAGGCGCAAATTAAATTTGGTTGGACAGTGAATGGTTACGGTGTAGGTGACCTCGTTCAACGAATGAACGATATCTCTGAACAAGAAGTAGATCAATTAATGTCAGAATACGAACAGCAGTATACGATTACTCCTGAAGGATTAACTGATGGTCCAATTAGAGAATCCATTCGTTACCAAGCGAGAATTGAACTTGGCATGAAGGCATTCCTAGAAGAGGGTGGCTACACTGCTTTCACGACTACTTTTGAGGATCTTCACGGTATGCGTCAGCTACCAGGTTTAGCAGTACAAAGATTAATGGAACAAGGGTACGGCTTTGCTGGTGAAGGGGATTGGAAAACCGCTGCATTGGTACGTTTAATGAAGATTATTGCTGGTAATGAACAAACGTCATTCATGGAAGATTACACATACCACTTTGAACCAGGAAATGAAATGGTCCTTGGTGCACATATGCTAGAAGTTTGCCCTACCATTTCTGCTACACGTCCTAGAATTGAAGTTCATCCGTTAGGTATTGGTGGTAAGGAAGATCCTGCAAGAATCGTGTTTGATGGAATTGGTGGTTCTGCACTAAATGCTTCCATCATCGATTTAGGACATCGTTTCCGTCTTTTAGTCAATGAAGTGGATGCGGTTCAACCAGAAAAAGAAATGCCAAAACTTCCAGTTGCGCGAGTACTGTGGAAGACACAACCTTCGTTAAGCCAAGCGGTAGAAAACTGGATTCATGCGGGAGGAGCTCATCACACTTGCTACTCTTACAAAGTAACTACAGAACAATTAAGAGACTTTGCTGAATTAACAGGAATTGAAATGGTTGTCATTAATAACGATACAAAAGCAAATGACTTTAACAATGAATTACGCTGGAACGAAGTTATTTATCGATAA
- the tkt gene encoding transketolase, translated as MNNTVDKQTVEHVAVNAIRTLAIDAIEKAKSGHPGMPMGMAPAGHVLWSKIMNHNPANPTWFNRDRFVLSAGHGSMLLYSLLHLSGYGVSLDDLKQFRQWGSKTPGHPEFGHTPGVDATTGPLGQGIAMGVGMAMAEAHLSSVYNREGFSLVNHYTYAICGDGDLMEGVSAEAASLAGHLKLGKLVVIYDSNNITLDGEAHLSFSEDVKKRFEAYGWQVLRVEEENNLEAIELALLEAKKDTTKPTLIEVKTTLGYGSPNKGGKSGHQGTHGSPLGGEEVKLTKEFLGWPQEDFYVPDEVSEYWLEVKKRGMVVNQEWDAMLSQYKEAYPELAKQLEQDLKGELPEGWDQNVPVYEKGTSVSTRIASGQVLNTLAQRIPNVFGGSADLESSTMTHLKDLGRFSAESYEGRNVYFGVREFAMGAAVNGLALHGGVRPFGSTFFVFSDYLKPAIRLSALMNLPAIFVFTHDSIFVGEDGPTHEPIEQLSALRGIPNVTVLRPADANETAAAWKYAVQNQEGPVVLVLTRQNLTVNIDANTANEQIAKGAYIAADSDNGTPTVQLLATGSELDLALRVKAELDQEGILGRVISMPSWELFNKQSKEYQDSILSTDSKLDVAIELGSPLGWAQYVGRDGLIIGIPTFGASAPGDKIAKEYGFTVKSIVNKIKERL; from the coding sequence TTGAATAATACAGTTGATAAACAAACAGTGGAGCATGTAGCCGTCAATGCAATTCGTACACTAGCCATTGATGCAATCGAAAAAGCGAAATCAGGACACCCAGGAATGCCAATGGGAATGGCTCCTGCAGGTCATGTGTTATGGTCAAAGATTATGAATCATAACCCAGCAAACCCTACATGGTTTAACCGTGATCGATTTGTCCTATCGGCAGGGCACGGCTCGATGCTGTTATATAGTCTTTTACATTTAAGTGGCTATGGTGTTTCTTTGGACGATCTTAAGCAATTTAGACAGTGGGGAAGCAAGACACCTGGTCACCCAGAATTCGGTCATACACCAGGAGTAGATGCAACAACAGGTCCATTAGGTCAAGGAATTGCGATGGGTGTAGGAATGGCAATGGCGGAAGCTCACTTATCTTCTGTTTATAACCGGGAAGGGTTCTCGCTTGTTAACCACTATACATATGCCATTTGTGGCGACGGTGATTTAATGGAAGGTGTTTCAGCGGAAGCAGCTTCTCTTGCTGGACATTTAAAGCTTGGTAAATTAGTTGTTATATATGATTCGAACAACATTACATTAGATGGAGAGGCACATCTATCATTCTCGGAAGATGTTAAAAAGAGATTTGAAGCGTATGGCTGGCAGGTGCTTCGAGTAGAAGAAGAGAATAATCTAGAGGCGATTGAACTAGCCTTATTAGAAGCAAAAAAGGATACGACAAAACCTACCTTGATTGAAGTAAAGACCACACTAGGATATGGAAGTCCGAACAAAGGTGGGAAGTCTGGGCATCAAGGTACGCATGGATCTCCACTCGGAGGGGAAGAGGTCAAGTTAACGAAGGAATTCTTAGGATGGCCGCAGGAAGATTTCTATGTTCCTGACGAAGTAAGTGAATATTGGCTTGAGGTAAAAAAACGTGGAATGGTGGTTAATCAAGAATGGGATGCCATGTTGAGTCAATATAAGGAAGCTTATCCTGAACTAGCTAAGCAACTGGAGCAAGACTTAAAAGGCGAGCTTCCGGAAGGTTGGGATCAAAACGTCCCTGTGTATGAAAAAGGGACTTCCGTTTCAACACGAATTGCCTCTGGCCAGGTGTTAAATACTTTAGCTCAAAGAATACCAAATGTATTTGGTGGATCGGCTGACTTAGAGTCGTCGACTATGACGCACTTGAAGGACTTGGGAAGATTTTCAGCTGAAAGTTACGAGGGGCGTAATGTGTATTTTGGTGTAAGAGAGTTCGCTATGGGAGCTGCCGTAAATGGATTGGCGCTACACGGAGGAGTAAGGCCATTTGGTTCTACCTTCTTTGTTTTCTCAGACTATTTAAAACCAGCTATTCGACTTTCTGCCCTAATGAACCTTCCAGCTATTTTTGTGTTTACTCACGATAGCATTTTTGTAGGAGAAGATGGCCCGACACATGAGCCAATTGAGCAATTATCCGCTCTTAGAGGAATTCCGAATGTGACAGTCCTTCGACCAGCGGATGCGAACGAAACGGCAGCAGCTTGGAAGTATGCCGTACAAAATCAAGAAGGTCCAGTTGTTTTAGTGTTAACAAGACAAAACTTAACCGTAAATATTGATGCGAATACAGCAAACGAACAAATAGCTAAAGGTGCATATATTGCGGCAGATTCTGACAACGGAACTCCAACGGTTCAGTTACTAGCTACTGGATCAGAACTAGATCTAGCTCTTCGTGTAAAGGCGGAGCTAGACCAAGAAGGAATTTTGGGTCGAGTGATCAGCATGCCTTCTTGGGAGTTGTTTAATAAACAGTCGAAGGAATATCAAGACTCTATTTTATCAACTGACAGCAAGTTGGATGTTGCAATTGAACTAGGTTCTCCATTAGGTTGGGCACAGTATGTAGGAAGAGACGGCTTAATTATCGGGATACCGACATTCGGAGCATCTGCTCCTGGAGATAAAATTGCTAAAGAATATGGCTTTACGGTAAAGAGCATCGTTAACAAAATTAAGGAACGTCTTTAG
- a CDS encoding alpha-N-arabinofuranosidase, which yields MSNRVIVNADVTKGKINKNIYGHFAEHLGRCIYEGIWVGEDSSIPNTKGIRNDVLAALKQLKVPVLRWPGGCFADEYHWKDGIGPKENRKRMVNTHWGGVVENNHFGTHEFMLLCELLECEPYICGNVGSGTVQEMSEWVEYMTFEGESPMANWRRENGRDEPWNMKYFGVGNENWGCGGNMRPEYYADLYRRYQTYVRNYGQNKIYKIAGGANVDDYNWTEVLMKNAHWLMDGLSLHYYTIPGDFWLGKGSATDFPEDEWFITMKKALHMNTLITKHSTIMDKYDPDKRIGMIIDEWGTWFDVEPGTNPGFLYQQNTIRDALVAGLHFNIFHEHNDRVQMTNIAQTVNVLQAMILTEGEKMILTPTYHVFDMYKVHQDAERIAVDSTFGEYEYNGEKLPQVTASASKNAEGTIHVSLCNIDHQNLSVLELDLRGVNAGTSKVKGTILTAASMNAHNTFEQPEVVKPVEFTSFTVENNKLSIKLPPMSVVTLSVE from the coding sequence ATGAGTAATCGTGTAATTGTTAATGCAGACGTAACAAAAGGGAAAATTAATAAAAATATCTATGGCCATTTTGCTGAGCATCTTGGCAGATGTATATATGAAGGAATTTGGGTAGGAGAAGATTCTTCGATTCCCAATACGAAGGGAATTCGGAACGATGTATTAGCAGCGCTTAAGCAATTAAAGGTTCCGGTTCTTCGATGGCCGGGTGGTTGCTTTGCTGATGAATACCATTGGAAGGATGGAATTGGTCCAAAGGAAAACCGTAAGCGTATGGTGAACACGCATTGGGGTGGAGTCGTCGAAAACAACCACTTCGGAACGCACGAATTTATGCTTCTTTGTGAATTGCTAGAATGTGAGCCCTATATTTGTGGAAACGTGGGTAGCGGAACCGTTCAAGAAATGTCCGAGTGGGTTGAATATATGACCTTTGAAGGCGAATCACCAATGGCGAACTGGCGTCGTGAAAATGGAAGAGATGAGCCTTGGAACATGAAGTATTTTGGTGTAGGCAATGAAAACTGGGGCTGTGGCGGTAACATGCGACCAGAATACTATGCGGATCTGTATCGCCGTTATCAAACGTACGTCCGAAACTATGGCCAAAACAAAATATATAAAATTGCTGGTGGTGCCAACGTAGATGACTACAATTGGACCGAAGTATTAATGAAAAATGCTCATTGGTTAATGGATGGTCTAAGTCTACACTATTACACCATTCCTGGTGACTTTTGGCTTGGAAAGGGATCAGCTACTGATTTCCCTGAAGATGAGTGGTTCATTACCATGAAAAAAGCTCTACACATGAACACATTGATAACAAAGCATAGCACCATTATGGATAAGTACGACCCTGATAAGCGTATTGGCATGATCATTGATGAGTGGGGTACATGGTTTGATGTTGAACCAGGAACAAATCCAGGCTTTTTATATCAGCAAAATACGATTCGTGACGCATTAGTGGCTGGCTTGCATTTTAACATCTTCCACGAACATAACGATCGTGTTCAAATGACGAATATTGCTCAAACCGTAAACGTATTACAAGCCATGATTTTAACGGAAGGGGAAAAGATGATTCTTACTCCAACGTATCATGTATTTGATATGTACAAAGTTCACCAGGATGCTGAGCGTATCGCTGTAGATTCAACATTCGGTGAGTATGAGTACAACGGAGAAAAGCTTCCACAAGTAACCGCTTCTGCTTCTAAAAATGCAGAGGGAACCATTCATGTGAGCTTATGTAATATTGATCATCAAAACTTATCTGTTCTAGAACTTGACCTTCGTGGAGTGAATGCTGGAACTTCAAAGGTAAAAGGCACCATTTTAACAGCAGCAAGCATGAACGCTCACAATACCTTTGAGCAACCTGAAGTGGTGAAACCGGTAGAATTCACAAGCTTTACAGTGGAAAACAACAAGTTATCTATCAAGTTACCTCCAATGAGTGTTGTTACTTTATCCGTAGAATAG
- a CDS encoding DUF6171 family protein has translation MSGKSLCKGCVESVIVTEEVIEELIKEMEEQPSLIVSEEVYQERLTACEGCSSLQYGTTCAHSGCIVRYRAKFKNKSCPFAGKPKWEKVS, from the coding sequence TTGAGCGGGAAAAGCTTATGTAAAGGCTGCGTAGAAAGCGTGATTGTCACTGAAGAAGTGATAGAGGAACTGATAAAAGAAATGGAAGAACAGCCAAGCCTAATCGTTTCTGAAGAAGTCTATCAAGAGCGATTAACAGCTTGTGAAGGCTGTTCATCATTGCAATATGGAACTACTTGTGCTCATAGCGGATGTATTGTCCGCTATCGAGCTAAGTTTAAAAACAAAAGCTGTCCTTTTGCTGGGAAGCCAAAATGGGAAAAAGTTAGCTAA
- the arfA gene encoding arabinosylfuranosidase ArfA produces the protein MKNQAKMILEKDFKISEIDNRIYGSFIEHLGRAVYGGIYEPGHPTADEHGFRHDVIEMVKELQVPLVRYPGGNFVSGYNWEDGVGPVEQRPRRLDLAWRTTETNEMGTNEFMQWAKLVNAEVNMAVNLGTRGIDAARNLVEYCNHPGGSYYSDLRISHGYKEAHKIKTWCLGNEMDGPWQIGHKTAAEYGRLAQETAKAMKWVDPTIELVACGSSHRKMPTFADWEATVLDFTYDHVEFISLHQYYGNRDNDISNYLALSLEMDDFIRSVISIADYIKAKKHSKKKIHLAFDEWNVWYHSNEADKQIEPWSIAPPQLEDIYNFEDALLVGCMLITMLKHADRLKIACLAQLVNVIAPIMTENNGVAWKQTIFYPYMHTSVYGRGVALNPIISSSKYDSKDFTDVPFLESTAVYNEENETLTIFAVNRHLEEGLHLEVDIRNFEGYEVIEHIVLENDDIKQTNSAQGTPVAPHSNGNAKKENGGVKALLPKLSWNVIRLAKQK, from the coding sequence ATGAAAAATCAGGCGAAAATGATTTTAGAAAAAGACTTTAAAATCTCTGAAATTGACAATCGAATTTATGGATCTTTTATTGAGCATCTAGGACGTGCGGTGTATGGGGGCATTTATGAACCAGGTCATCCTACTGCTGATGAACATGGATTTCGACACGATGTAATCGAAATGGTGAAGGAGTTGCAAGTCCCTCTTGTCCGTTATCCAGGTGGAAACTTTGTTTCAGGATATAACTGGGAGGATGGCGTTGGTCCAGTAGAACAACGTCCAAGAAGATTAGATCTTGCTTGGCGTACAACGGAGACAAATGAAATGGGAACAAACGAATTTATGCAGTGGGCAAAACTAGTGAACGCTGAAGTAAATATGGCGGTGAACCTTGGGACACGTGGAATTGATGCTGCAAGAAATTTAGTAGAATATTGTAATCACCCAGGTGGTTCTTATTATAGTGATCTCAGAATCTCTCACGGTTATAAAGAGGCTCATAAAATTAAGACGTGGTGCCTAGGGAACGAAATGGATGGCCCGTGGCAAATTGGACATAAGACAGCAGCTGAGTACGGACGTCTTGCTCAAGAAACGGCGAAAGCAATGAAGTGGGTAGACCCAACGATTGAGCTAGTGGCATGTGGAAGCTCACATCGCAAAATGCCAACTTTTGCAGATTGGGAAGCGACTGTTCTTGATTTCACTTATGACCATGTAGAGTTTATCTCTCTTCACCAATACTATGGTAACCGTGATAATGATATTTCTAATTACTTAGCATTGTCATTAGAAATGGACGACTTTATTCGTTCAGTCATTTCGATTGCAGACTATATTAAAGCGAAGAAACATAGCAAAAAGAAAATTCACTTGGCGTTTGATGAGTGGAATGTATGGTATCACAGCAACGAGGCAGATAAACAAATAGAACCTTGGAGTATTGCACCTCCGCAACTTGAAGATATTTATAATTTTGAAGATGCCCTTTTAGTAGGCTGTATGCTCATTACGATGCTAAAGCATGCAGACCGATTAAAAATTGCTTGTTTGGCTCAGTTAGTCAATGTTATTGCTCCAATTATGACAGAAAACAACGGAGTAGCGTGGAAACAAACCATTTTCTATCCATATATGCACACTTCTGTTTACGGTCGCGGTGTAGCCTTAAACCCTATCATTTCAAGTTCAAAATATGATAGTAAAGATTTCACAGATGTACCATTCCTTGAGTCAACAGCAGTGTATAATGAAGAAAATGAAACATTAACGATTTTTGCTGTCAACCGTCACCTCGAAGAAGGATTACATTTAGAAGTGGATATCCGTAACTTTGAGGGCTACGAAGTGATTGAGCATATCGTGTTAGAGAATGATGACATCAAACAGACGAACTCAGCACAGGGGACACCTGTTGCTCCGCACTCTAATGGAAATGCAAAAAAAGAGAACGGTGGAGTGAAAGCGCTATTACCGAAGTTATCTTGGAATGTCATCCGTCTAGCAAAGCAAAAATAA
- a CDS encoding aldose epimerase family protein produces the protein MKVNKQYFGQINGTTVDTYTFVNDGGMSVSCITLGCIITKIITPDRNGLMENVVIGYDSIDEYLADSYFLGAVIGRFAGRIAGASFELDGKTFSLAKNNNGNHLHGGIKGFDKVIWDAEVHESEDEAGVQFSYFSPDGEEGYPGNLKVTVTYTLNNHNELKISYKGLSDQKTILNMTNHSYFNLSGDLKRDTLDHSLLIKSSKYLELNDELLPIQTADVKNTPFDFTAGRVIREGAESNHPQNKLAGEGYDHPFLLDLRHDEEIVLKDEESGRKLTIETDEVALVLYSGTQIKAEGEIRGVPARKYLGLCLETQGLPDAVHHPEFPSCIIEKDQPFTSSTTYKFGTF, from the coding sequence ATGAAGGTCAATAAGCAATACTTTGGACAAATCAATGGCACAACCGTAGATACATATACATTTGTAAATGATGGTGGAATGAGCGTAAGCTGTATTACTTTAGGATGTATTATCACAAAGATCATCACTCCAGATCGAAATGGATTGATGGAAAACGTAGTGATTGGTTATGACTCCATCGATGAATATCTAGCAGACTCGTATTTTTTAGGAGCAGTTATTGGTAGATTTGCTGGACGCATAGCAGGAGCTTCCTTTGAATTAGACGGCAAAACCTTTTCCTTGGCAAAAAATAATAATGGGAACCATCTTCATGGTGGAATTAAGGGTTTTGACAAGGTCATATGGGATGCTGAAGTTCATGAGAGTGAAGATGAGGCAGGAGTACAGTTTTCCTACTTTAGTCCAGACGGGGAAGAAGGGTATCCAGGAAATCTGAAAGTAACGGTTACCTACACGTTAAACAATCATAATGAGTTAAAGATTTCCTATAAAGGATTATCCGATCAGAAGACGATCCTAAACATGACTAACCACTCCTATTTTAATTTAAGTGGAGATTTAAAACGTGATACTCTGGATCACTCTCTATTAATAAAAAGTAGTAAATACCTTGAATTGAACGACGAGCTTCTGCCAATACAGACCGCAGATGTGAAGAATACTCCGTTTGATTTTACCGCTGGACGTGTCATACGAGAAGGAGCAGAATCCAACCATCCGCAAAATAAACTAGCTGGTGAAGGGTATGACCATCCATTTTTATTAGACTTACGTCATGATGAAGAGATTGTATTAAAGGATGAAGAAAGTGGTCGTAAGTTAACGATTGAAACAGATGAAGTGGCTTTGGTTTTGTATTCTGGGACACAAATCAAAGCAGAAGGGGAGATCCGAGGTGTTCCCGCTCGAAAGTATCTAGGTCTTTGCTTAGAAACTCAAGGGTTACCTGATGCCGTTCATCATCCAGAATTTCCTAGCTGCATCATTGAGAAGGATCAGCCGTTTACATCAAGTACAACCTATAAATTTGGAACGTTTTAA
- a CDS encoding sn-glycerol-1-phosphate dehydrogenase has protein sequence MENYIADVMTLSQQCDCGNHHNAIPIEAIKIGNDALKEAAQFIQRKAYQKVVIVADAQTYKAGVERFAEHLKEKNIPFSVTILKPDENNDVVADEKCLVQALLDIPTEADVLIAFGAGTIHDIIRFCATKLKIPFISVPSAPSVDGFTSLGAPLIVRGVKTTFQMSSPIAVFADLTILQSAPREMIAAGFGDMMAKYTSLADWKLGHVAVGEPYCPLSAQITRDALENCVEHVEEIEAGDQLGVRILIEALIKSGLAMLLFGQSHPASGGEHHLSHYWEMEFLKLGRPAVLHGAKVSVATLLLADIYKREFLELITEEKNMENIDDPFIVKNIQVHLPVIQSIYEEIPQPERLREILEKLNGAVTPAELGISEELVNRSLQEAHHLRNRFTALKFLNEVAKVSPQYV, from the coding sequence ATGGAGAATTATATAGCAGACGTCATGACTTTGAGCCAACAATGTGACTGTGGAAATCATCATAATGCGATTCCGATTGAAGCGATAAAGATTGGAAATGATGCTCTGAAAGAAGCCGCTCAATTTATTCAAAGAAAAGCTTATCAAAAAGTGGTTATTGTGGCAGATGCACAAACGTATAAGGCTGGAGTCGAAAGATTCGCTGAACACTTAAAAGAAAAGAATATTCCTTTTTCAGTAACTATTTTAAAACCAGACGAAAATAATGATGTCGTTGCCGATGAAAAATGTCTTGTTCAGGCGTTACTTGACATTCCGACAGAAGCTGATGTTCTCATCGCTTTTGGGGCGGGAACGATTCATGACATCATACGTTTTTGTGCGACAAAGCTAAAAATTCCGTTTATCTCCGTACCATCTGCTCCTTCAGTTGATGGATTTACGTCATTAGGTGCTCCTCTCATCGTTCGCGGAGTAAAAACGACCTTTCAGATGAGTTCGCCTATTGCTGTTTTTGCTGATTTAACGATTCTACAGTCTGCTCCAAGAGAAATGATTGCAGCAGGGTTTGGTGATATGATGGCCAAATATACGTCTCTAGCTGACTGGAAACTCGGTCACGTAGCAGTTGGGGAACCATATTGCCCTCTATCGGCACAAATCACTAGAGATGCCCTAGAGAATTGTGTGGAACATGTGGAGGAAATTGAAGCGGGAGATCAGTTGGGTGTTCGGATTTTAATTGAGGCGCTTATCAAGTCTGGATTAGCTATGCTTTTATTTGGGCAATCTCACCCAGCTTCAGGTGGAGAGCATCATCTATCTCACTACTGGGAAATGGAGTTTTTGAAACTGGGCCGTCCTGCCGTTCTTCATGGAGCAAAGGTATCTGTTGCTACTTTACTATTAGCTGATATTTATAAACGCGAGTTTCTAGAGCTTATTACAGAAGAAAAGAATATGGAGAATATAGATGATCCATTCATAGTTAAAAATATCCAAGTGCATCTTCCAGTGATCCAATCTATTTATGAAGAAATTCCTCAGCCAGAGAGGCTTCGAGAGATATTAGAAAAATTAAATGGTGCAGTTACTCCAGCAGAGCTTGGAATCAGTGAAGAGTTAGTGAATAGAAGCTTACAAGAAGCACACCACCTCCGTAACCGCTTTACAGCATTGAAATTTTTGAATGAAGTGGCAAAAGTGAGTCCTCAATATGTTTAA
- a CDS encoding glycoside hydrolase family 43 protein — translation MQKVETLNNPILLQRADPWVYKHTDGYYYFTASVPEFDLIELRRAETIQELGEAEPVVAWRKYESGPMSANIWAPELHYIDGKWYIYFAAARAVDIFDHRMYVLENDSANPLEGEWVEKGQVKTDWESFSLDATTFEHKGERYYVWAQRDPNIVGNSNLYIAKMVSPWEIEGPQVMITQPEYDWETIGFLVNEGAAVLKRNGKIFMTYSASKTDFNYCMGLLTADEDSDLLDTKSWKKADKPVFQTSEENGQYGPGHNSFTVSEDGTQDILIYHARNYKEIEGDPLWDHNRHTRAQVFTWNEDGTPNFGVPVRDAK, via the coding sequence ATGCAAAAGGTAGAGACATTAAACAATCCAATATTGTTACAACGAGCAGACCCATGGGTGTATAAGCACACAGACGGCTATTATTATTTCACTGCTTCTGTTCCTGAATTTGATTTAATTGAGTTAAGAAGGGCAGAAACCATCCAAGAACTAGGGGAAGCAGAACCGGTTGTAGCTTGGCGAAAATACGAATCAGGACCAATGAGTGCAAATATTTGGGCACCGGAGCTTCATTACATTGATGGAAAATGGTATATCTACTTTGCAGCCGCACGAGCAGTTGACATTTTTGACCACCGCATGTATGTCCTTGAAAATGATTCAGCTAATCCTTTAGAGGGTGAATGGGTAGAAAAAGGTCAAGTGAAAACAGATTGGGAATCCTTTTCTCTAGATGCAACCACCTTCGAACATAAAGGGGAGAGATACTATGTATGGGCACAACGCGATCCTAACATTGTAGGAAACTCTAACCTATATATAGCCAAAATGGTGAGCCCTTGGGAAATTGAAGGTCCTCAAGTGATGATTACACAACCAGAATATGACTGGGAGACCATCGGATTTTTAGTGAATGAGGGAGCAGCTGTATTAAAGAGAAACGGTAAGATTTTTATGACTTACTCAGCGAGCAAAACCGATTTCAATTATTGCATGGGCCTTTTAACGGCAGATGAGGATAGTGACTTGCTTGACACTAAGTCTTGGAAAAAAGCTGATAAGCCAGTTTTCCAAACAAGTGAAGAAAATGGCCAGTATGGTCCAGGTCATAATAGCTTTACTGTATCCGAAGATGGTACACAGGATATTCTGATTTATCATGCTCGTAACTACAAAGAAATTGAAGGAGATCCACTGTGGGATCATAATCGCCATACTCGTGCGCAGGTATTTACATGGAATGAAGATGGAACACCAAATTTTGGCGTACCTGTAAGGGATGCAAAATAG